The genome window CAGGTTTTGTTGTGTGTGCTGCAACAGCTCCTGCTAAATGTGCCGCCATGCCCGCTGCGGCGATAAATACTTTAGCACCTTTTTCTTCTGCATTTTTAATGTATTCTTGGGTTCTTTGGGGACTTCTATGAGCTGAAGTGATTAAGATTTCATATTTAACATCAAATTTTTCCAAAATTCCCAAAGCTTCTTTTACCACATCATAATCACTCTTGCTTCCCATTAATATAGAAACAAATTTCATTCAACACTCCTTCTTAAAAAGCTAAATTCTGGAAGCTTAAATGGCAAAGCAATTTCGTTTTCATTGCCACTATGAATTTCACTAAATTCTTTATTACTTTTAGCTACTAATTGCTTAAAAACTATAATTTTTTTACCATCATTTTCATAAATTAAGCCTAATTTATTTTCTCCTAATTCTATATTAGAATTAACCGGGGCTAAAATTTCATATTCTTTGTTTAATTCTATTTTGCCTTTACATTTAAAAAACTCGCCATCTTCACTAATGGCATGCACTTGATGAGTTCCTTCTTCTATGCTTGTATCATGATTAATAGAATCTGTTTTTTCATATGCCCTTGAAACTAAATATCCGTCTGTAAAACCTCTGTGTTTTAAAGTATGAATTTCTTTTTCATATTTGCTCGCATCAAAAGTATCTTGCAATACATCTTGCACTGCCATTTTATAAGTTCTTGTAGTCAAAGCTACATAGTACTCGCTTTTTGTTCTTCCTTCTATTTTAAAAGCATGAATACAATTTTCTTGCATAATTTTTTGAATATATGAGCTTAAATTTAAATCTTTAGAATTAAACACATGCGTGCCGTTTTCATCTTCTTCTAATCTAAAAAGCGTATTTGTTTCTGGATTTTTTGCATAAAGCTCATAATTAAATCTACAATCATTTGCACACGATCCACGATTACTCATACGTCCACTTTGTACTGAGCTTATTAAACATCTACCAGAATATGCAAAACACATAGAGCCATGGACAAAACTTTCAAGTTCGATATCACAATTATTTTTTAAATCTTTTGCATCTTTTAAGCCAAGCTCCCTTGCTATAACAACACGTTTAGCTCCCATATCTTTATAAACTTGAGCGTCTAAATAGTTTAAAATATTAGCTTGAGTAGATACATGAAGATTAATTTCAGGTGCAAGCTCCCTAACCAAACGCATAGCACCTACAGAAGCTACTATAAAAGCATCAGGTTTCATCTCTTTTAATTTCAAAACATGCCTTTTTAAACCCTCAATTTGTGAACTAAAATGAAAACCATTAATAGTTACATAAATTTTTTTTCCTCTTGCATGAGTGTAATCAATAGCTTCTTTAAAAGTTTCATAGTTAAAATCTCTAGCAGTTCTTGCTCTTAGTGAAAAATTACTCACTCCTGCATAAATAGCATCAGCCCCATAAGCTAATGCTATTTTTAATTTTGTAAAATTACCCGCAGGAGCTACTATTTCAGGAATAATCATTTTTTTCCTAAACTTGCGATTAATGCCTCAATATCATCATTGCTTACAACATCTGCAGTTGTATCACCTTGGATATGCACAGCCGATCCAACGCGTTTTTCATCATCAATTTTACCCTCAAATAAACTACTCATATATCTACTTAAAGCTCTCATGACATTAATAACACGCTCTATTTTTTGACGATGAATATCTTGATATTGCATAGCATCCATTGCCATCATAACCTCATCTTGTCCAGTTTGCAAACAACCTGTAATTTCATCTATAATATTTTTGGCATTGTTATTAGTTTCTATAGCCTCTTTAAAACTTGCAACATTAGGAAATTTTGCATTTAATTTCTCAAAAATTTCTATATTTTTGTTCAAAGCGTCACTAATTACACAAAGCTCATTTTCTGAATTTGCAAAAAAATCATTAATAGCTTCTAGTTTTTCCATCATTTCGGTAGCTTTGATTTCACTATCTCTTGTAACATCATCAAGTTGATGTACAACTTTATGTTCTTTACTAGGTGGTGGTGGTGGCCAAGCCATATCTGCTCTTGCTTTATAATCACCATTAATCATTTCTTCTACAATTTGCTGATTTTTTGCTTCATCTTCATAATCTGTCTCAGATTTTGCTTCCACATCTTCCACAGAGTCAAGATCTAAGTCTTCAGTGCTATTCATTAAAGCATCTAATTCTTCTTGAGTCATTGTCACACCTTTTTTAATAATAAAAACTAATGCGAGATTATATTACAAAAAAATATAAACCAATATTAATTTTATTAATTAATTATATAAATTTATTTTTTTACATTTGACTATAAAAAAAATATTAATTTAAACTTAATTTAAAAAAAATATACTACAATCTTAAAAATTAAAACATATTTAAAAAGGAGATAAAATGGGTAAATTTGTAAATAATATTGATGAATTTTTTAGTTATTGTCAAGAGCACGAAGTAATGTTTGTTGATTTTAGATTTACCGATATGATAGGTACTTGGCATCACATCACTTACAATATAAAAGCAATTGATGATAATACTTTTGAAAATGGGATTCCTTTTGATGCAAGTTCTTTACATGGTTGGCAACCGATAGAAAAATCGGATATGATTTTAAAACCCGATGTAGAAAGTGCGTTTTTAGATCCTTTTACAGCAGATCCTACTATTATAGTAATTTGTGATGTATATGATATCTACAAAGAACAAATGTATGAAAAATGTCCAAGAAGTATTGCTAAAAAAGCAATGCAACACTTAAGTACGAGTAATATTGCTGATACAGCTTATTTTGGTCCTGAAAATGAATTTTTTATTTTTGATAATGTAAAAATAGTTGATTCTTCTCATTGTGCAAAATATGAAGTTGATACTGAAGAGGGTGAATGGAACGACAATAAAGATTTTACAGATAGCTATAACAGTGGACATCGTCCAAGAAATAAAGGTGGATATTTTCCTGTAAGTCCTATTGACTCGAGCGTGGATATTAGATCTGAAATGGTGCAAGTTTTAGAAAGAGTGGGTTTAAAAACCTTTGTACATCACCATGAAGTAGCACAAGGACAAGCTGAAATTGGTGTAGAATTTGGAAATTTAGTTGAAGCTGCTGATAATGTGCAAATTTACAAATATGTAGTAAAAATGGTAGCGCATTTAAACGGAAAAACAGCAACTTTCATGCCAAAACCACTTTATGGAGACAATGGGAGTGGTATGCATGTACATATGAGTCTTTGGAAAGATGGAGTAAATTTATTTTATAATAAAGAAGGCTATGGAAAGCTAAGTGAATGTGCCATTAATTACATTGGTGGAATTTTAGCTAATGCAAGAAGTGTTGCAGCATTTACCAATCCTAGTTCAAATTCTTATAAAAGAATAGTTCCAGGTTTTGAAGCACCTTGTATATTAACTTATTCTTGTCAAAATCGCTCTGCAAGTTGTCGCGTGCCTTATGGTATTAATGAAAAAAGCGCAAGAGTTGAAATAAGATTCCCTGATAGTACTTCTAATCCTTACCTAGCTTTTACAAGCTTACTTATGGCAGGACTTGATGGCATTAAAAATAAAACCATACCAGTTGGACCTATGGATGAAAATTTATTTGCACTAACCCTAGATGAAATTAGAGAAAAAGGTATAGAACAATTACCTCATACTTTAAGAGGATCTTTAGAAGCACTCATTAGAAAAAATGCTTTCTTAAAACCTGTTATGAGTGATGTGTTTATTGATGATTATCAACATATGAAATTTGAAACTCAAGTATGGCCTGTAGAAGCTAGACCAACTGCATATGAGTTTAAAACTTGTTATTCCTGCTAATTTTTGATGCCTTTTTGGCATCAAAAATTTAAAACACTATTGTTTTATTTTCGTGTATAAAAATCCTATCATCAAATACTAAGTCTAAAGCCTTAGAAAAAACATTTTTTTCCACATTACGACCTGCTTGTTGCATAGCCTGCCAAGAATATTCATGAGTAACCGGTATAACATCTTGGGTGATAATTGGTCCCTCATCTAAGTTATTATTTACAAAATGTGCTGTTGCACCTATAATCTTCACTCCTCTTTCATAAGCTTGCTTATAAGGATTAGCTCCTATAAATGCAGGTAAAAAAGAATGGTGGATATTAATAATCTTTCCTTCGAAATGCTCCACAAAAGTTGGAGATAATATTCTCATATATTTTGCTAAAACAATATAGTCAAACTCATACTGTTTTAAACACTCTAGTAATTTTTTTTCATGCTCTTGTCTGCTTAAATCCTGTGCCAAAATAGTATGAAAAGGTATGTTAAATTTATCCACTAAAGGTTTTAATATCTCATAATTTGCAATAACTGCTTTAATATTTGCATTAAATTCGCCACTAAATTGACGGATAAGCAACTCACCCAAACAATGAGTTTCTTTAGTAGCTAAAACAATAATATCTTTTTTTCTCTTTGGTGTAATTTCAATTTGTGCATTATCAGGAAGCATAGCTTCAAGTGTTCCTTTAAAAGCTTTTATATCAAGCTCACCTTCTAAATGCGCCCTAAAGAAAAAACGATCCTCTCCAACAAATTCATCATTTTTTATAATATTGATTCTGTATTTAAAAATAACATCTGAAATTCTATAAATCAATCCTTTTTCATCACTACTTGAAATTTTTAAAATATATTCATTCATTTTTACTCCTTTATATAGTTTTTTAATTCTTGCAATCTTCTTTTTTCAAGCTCAATCCCAAGTTCTTTCCCACTAAATCCTTCCTTTAGTAAATCATTTGCACTAATTTTACTTTCAAAAGCACGATGATATAAATTTAAATTTTTTGCTTGTGTTATACGCTCATTATCCCAAAGTCCAAGCCATTTGCAAAGTGGTATTTTTAAAGCAATTTTAGCTAAATTAAAATCATCAATTTTACCTAAAATAAACTCTTGTTCACATTTTTTTAATAGTTCTTTTTTTAATTTTGTTTTTTTAAAAAATTCCTCTTTATTTATATGAAAAAAATTCAAATACAAATACAAAAACAAAGCCTCATTGCAAATTAACTTTTGACTTTGCTCTAATAGCCTTTCAAATTCTTCATTGCAATTTTGATGAAAAAAGATTTTTTCTTCTAAATTTAAAATTTTAAAATACTCATAAGCTTTATTTAATCTTGAAGTTTTAAAAATTTTATAAAGTTCATTATTAATGCGTTCTTTAGATAAATCACTTATATCCATAGTTTGCATTAATTTTAAACTTTCATTTGCAATTATTAAATCAAACCTGCATGCAAAAGAAATTCCACGAAGTACTCTTAAACTATCTTCAACAAAACTTTTATCATCAATATGTCTTATAATCTTTGCTTGTAAATCTTGCAAACCATTAAAAAAATCTAAAAATTCAAAATCGAAAATATTTATCATTAATGCATTAATGGTAAAATCCCTTCTTTTAGCTCCTTCTTGTTCATCATTACAAACTTTAACCTCAAAACCTCTATGGCCTGTAGAAATTTTATTTTCATAACGTGCTAGAGCTAAATCAAATTTTTTGTATTTATATACAAAAAAACTTTTTCCTACTCCATTTGCACCAAGTTTTTGCATTAAATCATCAAAAATTTTAGGCTCAATATCATAAATTTCTATATCATAATCATCACTAGATAAATCTAAAAAAGAATTCCTTACACAACCACCTACCAAATAAGCTCTTTGCGTGTAAGGTTTAAATACATTTTTAATTCTTAAAAAATCTTGATCATTTTTTAAGTCTATCTTCAATCTTTGCAAGTAAAAACTCTAAAAAGGTAATTGTAATATCTAGTCTTTTTTCTATATGTTCATCTTTGGTATTTTTCAATCCTTCAAATAAAACCAAAATACGCTCTCTGAGATTTTTTAAGAAAAATTCTTCATTGTTTATAATACTTTCTTCTTTTTTCTCTAAAGCTTCAACCTTAATAGCGACATTTTGTTTATCATCTTTTACTTTTACTTCTAAATCATCTAATTCTTGAATTAGCTCTTGAGCAACCTTGTTAATTTCTTCTTTGATTTTTTTCTCTTGCACATTAACACTTTTTTCCTGAGTAATTTCTTCTACCATAGGAGCAAATTCATCATTTTTACTTTTTTTATTATCTAATTCTGAATTAACTTCACTAATAGCCATTTTTGCTAAATCTTCTATATTCATAGCTTTATCAACCACCTTTTAAATTCATTAATTTCTTCTTCACTTTTCATATTGACAAAAAAATCAAGCATATCGTAATTTAAATCTTCATGATTGGAACGCAAGCCACTTAAACGCCTTATAGCATCAATAGCGTTTTTATTTTGTGGATCTTGTTTTAGTATATTTTTATAAATATCCAAAGCTTCATCTTTTAAACCTTGTGCTTCATAAATAGAAGCTTCTGTTACTGTATATCGCATTATCAACTCACAAAAAATAAAATGCCAAAATTCTAACAAAAAAGACTTTAATTTATTTTAATTTTTACTTAATTACAGGAGCTTTATATGCTAAAAATACAAAAATATTAAGTATTATAGCTACAACCATAAGCATGATAAAGCCTAAAGTAAAATTTCCAAAGCTATCATGAAGCATGCCTATAATCCAAGGTGCTTGAGCTGCTATTAAATACCCTATACCTTGTGACATAGCAGAAAGTTTAGCTGCTATAAAAGAATTTGAACTTTTTATAGCAATAAACAATAATGAAATTGTAAAAACGCCACTAGATGCAAAACCTAAAAAAATAGCTGCTAACAACAACGCTAATTTTACATCACAAAAAAACACCAAAACAAAACTTAAAACATATAAAAAACCCAATATTATAATAACAAAGCTCTTAGCACGAACTCTTAGTTTTCCTAAAACAATAGGCAATAAAAACGCCACAGGCATACCTATGATTTGAGAAAGTAATAAAACATTAGAACCAAAATCAATTCCAAAACCTTTTTCACTTATCATCACACTAAGCCAAGCAAAAAGACTATAAGATAAGAAACTTTGTAGCCCCATTACAATGGTAACTTTCCAAGCTGTTAAATTTAAAAAAAGATTTATTTTATTGATATTTTTCTTTTTAGGACGCAATAATCTTTTATTTTTTAAATGCGGAAAATAAAAAATCAAAGCAATCAAAGCTAAAACAACCCAGAAAAACATAGCCTGAGGTACTTCAAAAATTTTAAGTAAAGGGAGTGATAAAGCTACACCAGCAATTGAAGATAAACCTATGATAGATCCATATAAACCCATTATTTTATAAGTATTTTTTACAAATTTTTCTTTTACAAAAGAAGGTAATAAAACATTAGCTATTGCAATACCCGCTCCAATTAGAAAAACCCCAGAAAATAAACCTATATTACCCCCATAACTTCTAATAAACTCTCCAAAAACAATCAAAATTAAGGCGAAAAACAAAGCTTTAATTTGCGAAAAATACGCTACAAAAAACGATATAAGACCAAAAGCTATTAAAGGTAAGGTTGTTAGCATACCTGCTAAAGTAGAATTGATATTGTAATATTCTTGGATATATTCTATCATAGGACCTATAGAGGTTACAGGTGCTCTTAAATTTAAAGCAAGGGTAATTACAACTAAAATATTAATCCAAAAGAATTTTTTATATGAAATTTGTGTATGCATGATTATTTTTGATTTAATATATTTTCAAGGTATTTTTGTTTATCTTGCTTAGTATCTTTTTGTTTTATTTGCTTTTGTTCTTTTACTACTTCATTTTCCTTAGAAAAATAAAAATGATCAATAATAAAAATAGAAGATATGATCGCTATCAAAGGTATTAAAAAAATCATAATCAATACTTTCTAAAGACATTACCATAGTATTCTATATTATCTTTTTTTAAATTTTCATCAAAAGTATTTGCCTCAAAATTTGCTTTTAAAATTTTTTCTCTTTCTTCGTCTAAATCCTGATAAGAAAAAACCATATTAATACTCACTACCCCATCAAGCTGTTCTAATTGTTTATATGCTTTTAGCTCATCATCTAAATTTTCACTTTCTATTACTACTATAACTTTTTCATCCTGAGCTAATTCCACGCTACAGCAAGGTGTTTTTTGAATTTGCT of Campylobacter lari contains these proteins:
- a CDS encoding CCA tRNA nucleotidyltransferase, producing the protein MQRLKIDLKNDQDFLRIKNVFKPYTQRAYLVGGCVRNSFLDLSSDDYDIEIYDIEPKIFDDLMQKLGANGVGKSFFVYKYKKFDLALARYENKISTGHRGFEVKVCNDEQEGAKRRDFTINALMINIFDFEFLDFFNGLQDLQAKIIRHIDDKSFVEDSLRVLRGISFACRFDLIIANESLKLMQTMDISDLSKERINNELYKIFKTSRLNKAYEYFKILNLEEKIFFHQNCNEEFERLLEQSQKLICNEALFLYLYLNFFHINKEEFFKKTKLKKELLKKCEQEFILGKIDDFNLAKIALKIPLCKWLGLWDNERITQAKNLNLYHRAFESKISANDLLKEGFSGKELGIELEKRRLQELKNYIKE
- the glnA gene encoding type I glutamate--ammonia ligase, encoding MGKFVNNIDEFFSYCQEHEVMFVDFRFTDMIGTWHHITYNIKAIDDNTFENGIPFDASSLHGWQPIEKSDMILKPDVESAFLDPFTADPTIIVICDVYDIYKEQMYEKCPRSIAKKAMQHLSTSNIADTAYFGPENEFFIFDNVKIVDSSHCAKYEVDTEEGEWNDNKDFTDSYNSGHRPRNKGGYFPVSPIDSSVDIRSEMVQVLERVGLKTFVHHHEVAQGQAEIGVEFGNLVEAADNVQIYKYVVKMVAHLNGKTATFMPKPLYGDNGSGMHVHMSLWKDGVNLFYNKEGYGKLSECAINYIGGILANARSVAAFTNPSSNSYKRIVPGFEAPCILTYSCQNRSASCRVPYGINEKSARVEIRFPDSTSNPYLAFTSLLMAGLDGIKNKTIPVGPMDENLFALTLDEIREKGIEQLPHTLRGSLEALIRKNAFLKPVMSDVFIDDYQHMKFETQVWPVEARPTAYEFKTCYSC
- a CDS encoding peptidase U32 family protein, encoding MIIPEIVAPAGNFTKLKIALAYGADAIYAGVSNFSLRARTARDFNYETFKEAIDYTHARGKKIYVTINGFHFSSQIEGLKRHVLKLKEMKPDAFIVASVGAMRLVRELAPEINLHVSTQANILNYLDAQVYKDMGAKRVVIARELGLKDAKDLKNNCDIELESFVHGSMCFAYSGRCLISSVQSGRMSNRGSCANDCRFNYELYAKNPETNTLFRLEEDENGTHVFNSKDLNLSSYIQKIMQENCIHAFKIEGRTKSEYYVALTTRTYKMAVQDVLQDTFDASKYEKEIHTLKHRGFTDGYLVSRAYEKTDSINHDTSIEEGTHQVHAISEDGEFFKCKGKIELNKEYEILAPVNSNIELGENKLGLIYENDGKKIIVFKQLVAKSNKEFSEIHSGNENEIALPFKLPEFSFLRRSVE
- a CDS encoding MFS transporter; translation: MHTQISYKKFFWINILVVITLALNLRAPVTSIGPMIEYIQEYYNINSTLAGMLTTLPLIAFGLISFFVAYFSQIKALFFALILIVFGEFIRSYGGNIGLFSGVFLIGAGIAIANVLLPSFVKEKFVKNTYKIMGLYGSIIGLSSIAGVALSLPLLKIFEVPQAMFFWVVLALIALIFYFPHLKNKRLLRPKKKNINKINLFLNLTAWKVTIVMGLQSFLSYSLFAWLSVMISEKGFGIDFGSNVLLLSQIIGMPVAFLLPIVLGKLRVRAKSFVIIILGFLYVLSFVLVFFCDVKLALLLAAIFLGFASSGVFTISLLFIAIKSSNSFIAAKLSAMSQGIGYLIAAQAPWIIGMLHDSFGNFTLGFIMLMVVAIILNIFVFLAYKAPVIK
- the purU gene encoding formyltetrahydrofolate deformylase, with translation MNEYILKISSSDEKGLIYRISDVIFKYRINIIKNDEFVGEDRFFFRAHLEGELDIKAFKGTLEAMLPDNAQIEITPKRKKDIIVLATKETHCLGELLIRQFSGEFNANIKAVIANYEILKPLVDKFNIPFHTILAQDLSRQEHEKKLLECLKQYEFDYIVLAKYMRILSPTFVEHFEGKIINIHHSFLPAFIGANPYKQAYERGVKIIGATAHFVNNNLDEGPIITQDVIPVTHEYSWQAMQQAGRNVEKNVFSKALDLVFDDRIFIHENKTIVF
- the ciaD gene encoding effector protein CiaD, with amino-acid sequence MNIEDLAKMAISEVNSELDNKKSKNDEFAPMVEEITQEKSVNVQEKKIKEEINKVAQELIQELDDLEVKVKDDKQNVAIKVEALEKKEESIINNEEFFLKNLRERILVLFEGLKNTKDEHIEKRLDITITFLEFLLAKIEDRLKK
- a CDS encoding chaperone NapD, whose protein sequence is MNLSSVLILTKEEKLEKLKEQIQKTPCCSVELAQDEKVIVVIESENLDDELKAYKQLEQLDGVVSINMVFSYQDLDEEREKILKANFEANTFDENLKKDNIEYYGNVFRKY